In the genome of Rhodoferax fermentans, one region contains:
- the gatB gene encoding Asp-tRNA(Asn)/Glu-tRNA(Gln) amidotransferase subunit GatB, which yields MTDTKSVAQKSLLVRGYEVVIGFETHAQLSTRSKIFSRAATAFGAEPNTQACAVDLALPGTLPVMNKGAVERAIELGLALGSHIAPRSIFARKNYFYPDLPKGYQISQFEIPVVQGGSVEFYLGDEKKTVRLVRAHLEEDAGKSLHEDFIGQTGIDLNRAGTPLLEIVTEPDMRSTAEAVAYAKELHKIVTWIGICDGNMQEGSFRCDANVSVRKPGEPLGTRREIKNLNSFKFMQQAIDYEIRWQIDEIEDGRAIQQATVLFNPDTGETRAMRSKEDAADYRYFPDPDLPPLVIAPEWVERVRAGMTELPRVMAARFVKDYGLSDYDANGLTQSKSFAGYFETVAHTCGYPKLAANWVLGEVSAFINKEGLDIDDVEVPNPIAVGEVIKLIAIGKINGGGAKTAFQELCVRVHNEISDLAAFVQQIVEDRDLEQTNDTGALEKIVDTVLAANPKNVDEFRAGNAKALNALVGQIMKASQGKANPQLVNELLKKKLAA from the coding sequence ATGACTGATACAAAATCTGTAGCGCAAAAGTCCCTTCTGGTAAGGGGGTATGAGGTTGTGATTGGTTTCGAGACCCACGCCCAGCTGTCCACCCGGTCCAAGATCTTCAGCCGGGCCGCCACGGCATTCGGGGCCGAGCCCAACACCCAGGCCTGTGCGGTGGACCTGGCTTTGCCCGGCACCCTGCCGGTGATGAACAAGGGTGCGGTCGAGCGGGCTATTGAGCTGGGTCTGGCGCTGGGCTCGCACATCGCACCACGCAGCATTTTTGCCCGCAAGAACTACTTCTACCCCGACTTGCCCAAGGGTTACCAGATCAGCCAGTTCGAGATCCCGGTGGTTCAGGGCGGCTCGGTCGAGTTTTACTTGGGTGACGAGAAAAAAACGGTGCGCCTGGTGCGCGCCCATCTGGAAGAAGACGCGGGCAAATCGCTGCACGAAGACTTCATCGGTCAGACCGGCATCGACCTGAACCGCGCTGGCACACCGCTGCTGGAGATCGTCACCGAGCCCGACATGCGCTCCACGGCCGAGGCGGTCGCCTACGCCAAGGAGTTGCACAAGATCGTCACCTGGATTGGCATCTGCGACGGCAACATGCAGGAAGGCAGCTTCCGCTGTGACGCCAACGTCTCGGTGCGCAAACCCGGCGAGCCCTTGGGCACCCGGCGCGAGATCAAGAACCTCAACAGCTTCAAGTTCATGCAGCAGGCGATTGACTACGAGATCCGCTGGCAGATCGACGAAATTGAGGATGGTCGTGCCATCCAGCAGGCCACCGTCTTGTTCAACCCTGACACCGGTGAAACCCGCGCCATGCGCAGCAAGGAAGACGCTGCCGACTACCGCTATTTCCCCGACCCGGATCTGCCACCGCTGGTGATTGCGCCTGAGTGGGTGGAGCGTGTTCGCGCCGGTATGACCGAGCTGCCACGTGTCATGGCGGCACGTTTTGTCAAAGACTACGGTTTATCAGACTATGACGCCAACGGACTGACGCAAAGTAAATCGTTCGCGGGATATTTTGAAACCGTTGCGCACACCTGCGGCTATCCGAAACTGGCAGCGAACTGGGTGCTGGGTGAAGTGTCTGCTTTCATCAATAAAGAAGGCCTGGACATTGACGACGTTGAAGTACCGAACCCCATTGCCGTGGGCGAGGTCATCAAGTTGATTGCAATTGGGAAAATTAATGGCGGCGGAGCCAAGACTGCTTTCCAGGAGCTTTGCGTTCGGGTACACAACGAAATTTCCGATTTGGCGGCTTTTGTCCAACAAATTGTGGAGGATCGTGATCTTGAGCAGACCAACGACACCGGCGCGCTCGAGAAGATTGTGGACACCGTGCTCGCTGCCAACCCGAAAAACGTGGACGAGTTCCGCGCGGGCAATGCCAAGGCGCTCAACGCGCTGGTGGGCCAGATCATGAAAGCCAGCCAAGGCAAGGCCAACCCGCAGCTGGTCAATGAGCTGCTGAAGAAAAAACTCGCTGCTTAA
- the gatA gene encoding Asp-tRNA(Asn)/Glu-tRNA(Gln) amidotransferase subunit GatA, with protein sequence MTQSTDLHDLTVAELASALHDRKVSAVETAQHFLARAKSHANLGAFLDTNTDATLAQARAADARLAAGSAGALEGVPMAHKDIFVTRDFATTAGSRMLDGYHSPFDATVVSRLADAGVVTLGKLNCDEFAMGSANENSAFGPVKNPWDITRTPGGSSGGSAAAVAARLTPVATGTDTGGSIRQPASFCGITGIKPTYGRASRYGMVAFASSLDQAGVLARSAQDCALVLSSMCGSDPERDSTSLDVPAEDFTRTLAEPIKDLRIGVPAEFFGEGLAPDVRAAVDAALKEYEALGARLVPISLPRTELSIPVYYIIAPAEASSNLSRFDGVKFGHRAKDFKDLNDMYELTRAEGFGDEVKRRIMIGTYVLSHGYYDAYYLQAQKIRRMIADDFQQAFQQCDVIAGPVAPTVAWALGGHGNDPLADYLADIFTLPASLAGLPGMSLPVGFGAGNLPVGLQLIGNHLSESRLLNVAHRFQQATDWHTRRPQGI encoded by the coding sequence ATGACGCAATCTACCGATCTTCACGATCTGACCGTGGCCGAACTGGCCAGCGCGCTGCATGACCGCAAGGTCTCTGCGGTCGAAACCGCGCAGCATTTCCTAGCGCGTGCCAAGTCACACGCCAACTTGGGTGCTTTTCTGGATACCAATACAGATGCCACGCTGGCCCAGGCTCGTGCCGCTGACGCACGTTTGGCCGCTGGCAGCGCTGGTGCCCTTGAAGGTGTGCCGATGGCCCACAAGGACATTTTTGTCACCCGTGACTTCGCCACCACTGCGGGCTCACGCATGCTGGACGGCTACCACTCACCGTTTGACGCCACGGTGGTGTCACGGCTGGCCGACGCTGGTGTTGTCACCCTGGGTAAGCTCAACTGTGACGAGTTCGCCATGGGCTCGGCCAACGAAAACTCGGCCTTTGGCCCGGTCAAAAACCCCTGGGACATCACCCGCACACCGGGTGGGTCCTCCGGCGGCAGTGCCGCAGCGGTCGCAGCCCGACTGACACCAGTCGCCACGGGTACCGACACCGGCGGCTCGATCCGCCAGCCCGCTTCGTTTTGTGGCATCACTGGCATCAAGCCAACGTATGGCCGCGCCTCGCGTTACGGCATGGTGGCTTTTGCCTCCAGCCTGGACCAGGCCGGTGTGTTGGCACGCAGCGCGCAGGACTGTGCCCTGGTGCTCTCGAGCATGTGCGGGTCGGACCCGGAGCGGGATTCGACCTCGCTCGATGTGCCTGCCGAGGATTTCACCCGCACGCTGGCGGAGCCGATCAAGGACCTGCGTATTGGTGTACCCGCCGAGTTTTTTGGTGAAGGCCTGGCACCGGATGTGCGTGCTGCGGTAGATGCCGCGCTCAAGGAATACGAGGCGCTCGGCGCCCGGCTGGTGCCGATCTCGCTGCCGCGTACCGAGCTGTCGATTCCGGTCTACTACATCATTGCACCCGCTGAGGCGTCGAGCAACCTGAGCCGCTTTGACGGCGTGAAGTTTGGCCACCGCGCCAAAGACTTCAAAGACCTCAACGACATGTACGAACTGACCCGCGCCGAAGGGTTTGGTGACGAGGTCAAACGCCGCATCATGATCGGTACCTATGTGCTGAGTCACGGTTATTACGACGCCTATTACCTGCAGGCGCAGAAGATCCGCCGCATGATTGCCGACGATTTCCAGCAGGCCTTCCAGCAATGCGACGTGATCGCCGGGCCGGTCGCACCCACGGTGGCTTGGGCACTGGGTGGCCACGGCAACGATCCGCTGGCCGACTACCTGGCCGACATCTTCACCTTGCCAGCTTCGCTGGCGGGTTTGCCCGGCATGAGCCTGCCGGTCGGTTTTGGCGCAGGCAACCTGCCTGTTGGTTTGCAGCTGATTGGCAACCACCTGAGCGAGTCACGCCTGCTCAATGTGGCACACCGCTTCCAGCAGGCCACCGACTGGCATACCCGTCGCCCGCAAGGTATCTGA
- the gatC gene encoding Asp-tRNA(Asn)/Glu-tRNA(Gln) amidotransferase subunit GatC — protein sequence MSLTLADIDRLAHLARLGLQPDERTRLCSQLNDFFGVVEKMRLVDTSGLVPLAHPVDVAGNMALRLREDVVSEPNQREANQQSAPAVESGLFLVPKVIE from the coding sequence ATGTCTCTGACCCTTGCTGATATCGACCGCCTGGCGCATCTGGCGCGGCTTGGTCTCCAACCCGATGAGCGCACACGCTTGTGCTCGCAACTCAATGATTTTTTCGGCGTGGTCGAAAAAATGCGTCTGGTGGACACCTCGGGCCTGGTGCCCTTGGCGCATCCGGTCGATGTGGCTGGCAACATGGCGCTGCGCCTGCGTGAGGATGTGGTGAGTGAGCCCAACCAGCGCGAAGCCAACCAGCAGAGTGCACCCGCGGTCGAGTCCGGCCTGTTCCTGGTGCCCAAGGTCATCGAATAA
- a CDS encoding rod shape-determining protein has protein sequence MFGAFRQYFSTDLAIDLGTANTLIYVRDKGIVLDEPSVVAIRHEGGPQGKKTIQAVGKEAKAMLGKVPGNIEAIRPMKDGVIADFTVTEQMLKQFIKMVHPRSVFRPSPRIIICVPCGSTQVERRAIRESALGAGASDVYLIEEPMAAAIGAGLPVSEASGSMVVDIGGGTTEVGVISLGGMVYKGSVRVGGDKFDEAIINYIRRNYGMLIGEPTAEMIKKNIGSAFPGSEVREMEVRGRNLSEGVPRSFTISSNEILEALTDPINNIVSAVKNALEQTPPELGADIADRGMMLTGGGALLRDLDRLLAEETGLPVLVAEDPLTCVVRGCGIALDQMERLGSIFTSE, from the coding sequence ATGTTTGGAGCATTCCGTCAGTATTTCTCCACTGACCTCGCCATTGACCTGGGCACCGCCAACACCCTGATTTACGTACGTGACAAGGGTATTGTGCTGGACGAACCCTCGGTGGTGGCGATCCGCCACGAAGGTGGCCCCCAAGGCAAAAAAACCATCCAGGCGGTGGGCAAAGAAGCTAAAGCCATGTTGGGCAAGGTGCCCGGCAACATCGAGGCGATCCGCCCGATGAAAGACGGCGTGATCGCCGACTTCACCGTCACCGAGCAGATGCTCAAACAGTTCATCAAGATGGTGCACCCGCGTTCGGTGTTTCGGCCCAGCCCGCGCATCATCATCTGTGTGCCCTGCGGCTCGACCCAGGTCGAGCGCCGCGCCATCCGCGAAAGTGCGCTGGGCGCCGGTGCCAGCGATGTGTACCTGATCGAAGAACCCATGGCAGCGGCCATAGGCGCCGGCTTGCCGGTGTCTGAAGCCAGCGGCTCGATGGTGGTCGACATTGGTGGTGGTACCACCGAAGTCGGCGTGATCTCTCTGGGTGGTATGGTCTACAAGGGCAGCGTGCGTGTTGGTGGCGACAAGTTTGATGAGGCGATCATCAACTACATCCGCCGCAACTACGGCATGCTCATTGGTGAACCCACCGCCGAGATGATCAAGAAGAATATCGGCTCGGCTTTCCCGGGCAGCGAGGTGCGCGAGATGGAAGTGCGAGGGCGCAACCTGTCTGAAGGTGTGCCACGCAGCTTCACGATTTCCAGCAACGAAATCCTCGAAGCCCTGACCGACCCGATCAACAACATCGTTTCGGCGGTCAAAAACGCGCTGGAACAAACCCCGCCCGAACTCGGTGCCGACATTGCCGACCGCGGCATGATGCTCACCGGTGGCGGCGCCCTGCTGCGTGATCTGGACCGCCTGCTGGCCGAAGAAACCGGCCTGCCGGTGCTGGTGGCCGAAGACCCGCTGACCTGCGTGGTGCGTGGCTGCGGTATCGCGCTCGACCAGATGGAACGTCTGGGCTCCATTTTCACCAGCGAATAA
- the mreC gene encoding rod shape-determining protein MreC — protein sequence MPLGTLDRSPPPFFRQGPSALSKLVFFGVLAVLLMVADNRFSIIRPVRAAIATVIYPLQWAMLQPVVWTREGGKYFDSLTTSQANEAAAQYQLGLQSQRAQQVEQLSQENVRLRALLGLRERVNTPALAAQVLYDAADPFTRKVIIDKGALAAVQSGSPVLDELGVLGQVTRVYPLVSEVTLITDRNQAIPVLNARTGLRALAFGDDTPGKGSLELRFLDANVDLQAGDLLTTSGVDGVYPPGLQVARVDKIERGADSAFARVRCIPVAATAGSLHVLVLQPLSGQVLARPEPTVSVPAAKAKGGKP from the coding sequence GTGCCACTGGGTACGCTGGACAGATCACCGCCGCCATTCTTCCGGCAGGGGCCATCGGCCTTGTCCAAGCTGGTTTTTTTTGGTGTGTTGGCCGTGCTGCTGATGGTGGCAGACAACCGGTTCAGCATCATCAGACCGGTTCGTGCTGCGATTGCCACGGTCATCTACCCCTTGCAGTGGGCCATGCTACAGCCGGTGGTCTGGACGCGAGAAGGTGGCAAGTACTTTGATTCCCTGACCACCTCCCAGGCCAATGAGGCAGCGGCGCAATACCAGTTGGGCCTGCAATCCCAGCGTGCCCAACAGGTGGAGCAGCTCAGCCAGGAAAATGTCCGATTGCGCGCTCTGCTGGGCCTGCGTGAACGGGTCAACACACCTGCTCTGGCAGCACAGGTCCTGTATGACGCGGCCGATCCGTTTACCCGCAAGGTCATCATCGACAAAGGCGCCCTGGCTGCTGTGCAGTCAGGCTCGCCAGTGCTGGACGAGCTCGGTGTGCTGGGCCAGGTCACACGTGTTTATCCGCTCGTCAGTGAAGTCACCCTGATCACGGACCGCAACCAGGCCATTCCGGTGCTCAACGCCCGCACCGGTTTGCGCGCCCTGGCTTTTGGGGATGACACCCCGGGCAAGGGTTCACTGGAACTGCGTTTTTTGGACGCCAATGTGGACCTGCAAGCCGGTGACCTGTTGACCACCAGTGGTGTGGACGGCGTCTACCCCCCTGGGCTGCAAGTGGCACGGGTGGACAAAATCGAACGTGGCGCAGATTCTGCCTTCGCACGGGTGCGCTGCATCCCGGTGGCAGCTACCGCTGGCAGCCTGCATGTGCTGGTGCTGCAACCACTGAGCGGACAGGTGCTGGCACGGCCAGAGCCCACTGTCAGCGTGCCTGCGGCCAAAGCCAAAGGAGGCAAACCATGA
- the mreD gene encoding rod shape-determining protein MreD yields MMMPRGQQLLLPANPWFIWGSLITALALNMLQNMGLWGRAAWLPDLLALILVFWAIHQPQRVGVGAAFLLGLAMDVHQSALLGQHALAYSALSFLAIGIHRRILWFSVPSQALQLLPLFAAAHALTLIIRLLTGEYFPGWSVVLSPLIETLLWPAVSVLLLLPQRQAPDRDDNRPL; encoded by the coding sequence ATGATGATGCCGCGTGGCCAGCAGTTGTTATTGCCAGCCAATCCCTGGTTCATCTGGGGCAGCCTGATCACGGCGCTGGCGCTGAATATGCTCCAAAACATGGGGCTGTGGGGGCGCGCCGCCTGGTTGCCGGATCTGTTGGCACTGATCCTGGTGTTCTGGGCCATTCACCAGCCCCAGCGGGTGGGTGTGGGGGCGGCCTTTTTGCTGGGTCTGGCGATGGATGTCCACCAGAGCGCGTTGCTGGGTCAGCATGCCCTAGCCTACAGTGCCTTGAGTTTTTTGGCCATTGGCATTCACCGGCGGATTCTGTGGTTCTCGGTGCCGAGTCAGGCGCTGCAACTGCTGCCGTTGTTTGCCGCGGCACACGCACTGACCTTGATCATCCGGCTGCTGACCGGGGAGTATTTCCCCGGATGGTCGGTGGTGTTGTCCCCGCTGATTGAGACCCTGTTGTGGCCGGCGGTGAGTGTGTTGCTGTTGCTGCCGCAGCGCCAAGCGCCCGACCGTGATGACAACCGCCCGCTCTAA
- the mrdA gene encoding penicillin-binding protein 2, protein MTVIRNVQAELSRFRLRVLVASIVVVGCFGLVAARLVYLQVTRHEDLLAQAENNRTAIVPIVPNRGLILDRNGVVLATNYSAYTLEVTPSKVANLEQTIDDLAKVIDITPRDRKRFKKLREEARSFESLPLRSRLTDEEVARFGAQRYRFAGVDIKARLFRNYPYGALASHVIGYIGRINAAEKEELENSEDPANYRGTDYIGKLGVEQSFEPQLHGITGVDSMETSAGGRATRRLTSQPSTPGNTIKLSIDIKLQKLIEDLYGERRGALVAIDPKTGEVLAFVSKPTFDPNLFVEGIDQENWQLLNESIDKPLLNRALRGTYPPGSTYKPFMALAALTTGKRNASTLVNDPGFYMFGGHRFGSPETDRTGIMDMRAAILYSSNAYFYSLANELGVETMHDFMAPLGFGQITGIDIHGEVRGVLPNQAWKRSYFKRPEQQKWYAGETISLGIGQGYNSFTMLQLAQATATLANGGLKHKPRLVIATQDAHTRVESPLAANPAVNLGFKPEHVDTIRRAMMGVAQEGTSSRVFAGASYTSGGKTGTAQAVSLGKNEKYSAIRTEERKRDHSLYIAFAPADDPKIALALIVENAGFGSTAAAPIARRVFDYWLLGQYPSEEDLAAVSRGQATAPIGQPRLASEVPLASVSGLPNAAALAASATASQAAGAASGATSGALAASATPAASAANPLTRR, encoded by the coding sequence ATGACGGTGATCCGCAACGTTCAGGCCGAGCTGTCGCGTTTTCGCCTGCGGGTGCTGGTAGCCAGTATCGTGGTGGTGGGGTGTTTTGGCCTGGTGGCCGCACGGCTGGTGTATCTGCAGGTCACGCGCCACGAGGACCTGCTGGCTCAGGCTGAAAACAACCGCACCGCCATCGTGCCGATCGTGCCCAACCGGGGCCTGATTCTGGACCGCAACGGGGTGGTGCTGGCCACCAACTATTCCGCCTACACGCTGGAAGTCACACCCTCCAAGGTGGCCAACCTGGAGCAGACCATCGACGATCTGGCCAAGGTGATTGACATCACACCGCGGGATCGCAAACGTTTCAAAAAATTGCGTGAAGAGGCCCGCAGTTTCGAGTCCTTGCCGCTGCGCAGCCGACTCACCGACGAAGAGGTCGCCCGCTTTGGTGCGCAACGCTACCGCTTCGCGGGGGTGGACATCAAAGCCCGCCTGTTTCGCAACTACCCGTATGGTGCGCTGGCCAGCCATGTGATCGGTTACATCGGACGCATCAACGCGGCTGAAAAAGAAGAGCTGGAAAACTCCGAAGACCCAGCCAACTACCGTGGCACCGACTACATCGGCAAACTCGGTGTGGAGCAGAGTTTCGAGCCCCAGTTGCACGGCATCACCGGCGTGGACTCGATGGAAACTTCGGCTGGCGGGCGCGCCACCCGGCGCCTGACCAGTCAGCCATCGACACCTGGCAACACCATCAAGCTGTCGATCGACATCAAGCTGCAAAAACTCATCGAGGATCTCTATGGCGAACGCCGTGGTGCGCTGGTGGCCATCGACCCCAAGACCGGTGAAGTGCTGGCCTTTGTCAGCAAACCCACCTTCGACCCCAACCTGTTTGTGGAAGGCATTGACCAGGAAAACTGGCAGCTGCTCAACGAGTCCATTGACAAGCCTCTGCTCAACCGGGCATTACGTGGCACCTACCCACCGGGCTCCACTTACAAACCCTTCATGGCATTGGCCGCTCTGACCACCGGCAAGCGCAACGCCAGTACCTTGGTCAATGACCCGGGCTTCTACATGTTTGGCGGCCACCGTTTTGGCAGCCCCGAGACCGACCGCACCGGCATCATGGACATGCGCGCCGCGATCCTCTACTCCAGCAACGCCTATTTCTACTCGCTGGCCAATGAACTCGGTGTGGAGACGATGCATGACTTCATGGCCCCGCTGGGTTTTGGGCAGATCACGGGCATCGACATCCACGGCGAAGTACGGGGGGTGTTGCCCAACCAGGCCTGGAAACGCAGCTACTTCAAACGCCCCGAACAACAGAAATGGTATGCAGGTGAAACCATTTCCCTCGGGATCGGGCAGGGTTACAACAGTTTCACCATGCTGCAGCTGGCTCAAGCCACAGCCACGCTGGCCAATGGGGGTCTCAAACACAAACCCAGGCTGGTGATTGCCACACAAGATGCCCACACGCGGGTCGAGTCACCTCTGGCGGCCAATCCGGCGGTGAATCTGGGCTTCAAACCGGAACATGTGGACACCATCCGGCGCGCCATGATGGGTGTGGCGCAAGAGGGCACCTCGTCGCGCGTTTTTGCCGGTGCCAGCTACACCAGTGGGGGCAAGACCGGCACAGCGCAAGCCGTGTCGCTCGGCAAAAACGAAAAATACAGTGCCATCCGAACGGAAGAGCGCAAACGTGACCACTCGCTCTACATCGCTTTTGCGCCAGCCGACGACCCCAAGATTGCGCTGGCCTTGATTGTTGAAAACGCCGGTTTTGGCTCCACAGCGGCGGCTCCCATCGCCAGGCGTGTATTTGACTACTGGCTGCTTGGGCAATACCCCAGCGAGGAAGACCTGGCGGCCGTCAGCCGCGGTCAGGCCACCGCACCGATTGGCCAACCACGACTGGCCAGCGAAGTGCCCCTGGCCAGCGTTTCAGGCCTGCCCAATGCAGCGGCCTTGGCTGCCAGTGCGACAGCCTCTCAGGCAGCGGGTGCGGCAAGTGGGGCCACATCGGGCGCCCTGGCTGCGTCTGCCACGCCAGCCGCCAGCGCAGCCAACCCACTTACGCGCAGGTGA
- a CDS encoding GGDEF domain-containing protein, producing the protein MRYSQSKEQSAELLRIVLARMGQHDAAFNPLTYTVWFEYAAGINTRLNHAMDLLMRGGRRLTDDDLLMLYQAHVAELDPQAMHRIGNELQKVMVTLADAAGNTGNSADQFSAQLDTLAANLQTLNNQLMAPMVLQVMESTVRMRSSAHALESDVKGSQSEIQRLQNELNRVRDESLIDTLTQVFNRKGFDQRLAAMLARPANEARQHGLIMFDIDHFKAVNDTHGHLKGDRVLQAVGEVFRTCLPPDGTLSVARYGGEEFAVLVPDTTLEECLKVAEQVRAHTKALKIRDRRTQALVLTVTMSGGVALAHPEDDTHSLTARADAALYRSKQDGRDRITCA; encoded by the coding sequence TTGCGCTACTCACAGTCGAAAGAACAAAGCGCCGAGCTGCTGCGCATCGTGCTGGCGCGTATGGGTCAGCATGATGCGGCCTTCAATCCACTGACCTATACCGTCTGGTTTGAGTACGCTGCTGGCATCAACACCCGCTTGAACCACGCCATGGACCTGCTGATGCGCGGTGGTCGCCGACTCACCGACGATGACTTGTTGATGTTGTACCAGGCTCATGTGGCGGAACTGGATCCCCAGGCGATGCACCGCATTGGCAACGAGTTGCAGAAGGTCATGGTCACCCTGGCCGATGCCGCAGGCAATACCGGCAACAGCGCCGATCAATTCAGCGCGCAGCTCGACACCTTGGCCGCCAATTTGCAAACCCTCAACAACCAACTGATGGCGCCGATGGTGCTTCAGGTGATGGAGAGCACGGTGCGTATGCGCAGCTCAGCCCATGCGCTGGAGTCGGATGTCAAGGGCAGTCAGAGTGAAATCCAGCGTTTGCAGAATGAACTCAACCGGGTACGTGACGAGTCGTTGATCGACACGTTGACCCAGGTGTTCAACCGCAAAGGCTTCGACCAGCGGTTGGCGGCGATGCTGGCGCGGCCTGCCAACGAGGCGCGTCAGCACGGTCTGATCATGTTTGACATTGACCATTTCAAGGCTGTCAACGACACCCATGGGCACCTCAAGGGTGACCGTGTGTTGCAAGCCGTGGGTGAGGTGTTCAGAACTTGTCTCCCCCCGGATGGAACGCTGAGTGTGGCGCGTTACGGTGGTGAGGAGTTTGCCGTGCTGGTGCCAGATACCACTTTGGAAGAGTGTCTCAAGGTGGCCGAGCAGGTGCGTGCACACACCAAGGCGCTCAAAATCCGTGACCGGCGTACCCAGGCGCTGGTGCTCACGGTCACGATGTCCGGCGGCGTGGCGCTGGCCCATCCCGAAGATGACACCCACAGCCTGACGGCCCGTGCCGATGCTGCGCTGTACCGGTCCAAGCAGGACGGGCGCGACCGAATCACCTGCGCGTAA
- a CDS encoding sulfite exporter TauE/SafE family protein, with protein MELLIVSLASLFAGFVDAIVGGGGLILVPALFAAFPTAHPATLFGTNKGASLWGTAFATWQYSRRVQIRWVALWPAAVAGLVASFAGAWLVTVISPDFLRKVLPLVLLAVLLYTLAKKELGRTHVPRFAGGQEQLAAAAIGLVIGFYDGFFGPGTGSFLVFLFVRVLGYDFLSASAAAKLVNCATNVAALVLFISKGHIWWHFVLVMALANVLGSLLGTRLALKHGTGFVRGVFLVVVSALILKTSYDAFLR; from the coding sequence ATGGAATTACTCATTGTGTCGTTGGCCAGTCTGTTTGCCGGTTTTGTCGATGCCATCGTTGGTGGCGGTGGTCTGATCCTGGTGCCTGCCCTGTTTGCCGCTTTTCCCACCGCCCACCCGGCGACCCTGTTTGGCACCAACAAGGGGGCATCGCTGTGGGGCACGGCCTTTGCCACTTGGCAATACAGCCGCCGGGTGCAGATACGTTGGGTCGCCCTGTGGCCAGCCGCGGTGGCGGGTCTGGTGGCCTCGTTTGCCGGAGCCTGGCTGGTGACGGTGATCTCACCTGATTTTTTGCGCAAGGTCTTGCCGCTGGTGCTGCTGGCGGTGCTGCTCTACACGCTGGCCAAAAAAGAACTGGGCCGCACCCATGTACCGCGTTTTGCAGGTGGTCAGGAGCAGCTGGCGGCGGCCGCGATTGGTCTGGTCATTGGGTTTTATGACGGTTTTTTTGGCCCGGGCACCGGCAGTTTTCTGGTGTTCTTGTTTGTGCGGGTGCTGGGGTACGACTTTCTGAGCGCCTCGGCAGCGGCCAAGCTGGTGAACTGCGCCACCAATGTGGCGGCGCTGGTACTGTTCATCAGCAAAGGACACATCTGGTGGCATTTTGTGCTGGTGATGGCCTTGGCCAATGTGCTGGGCAGCCTGCTGGGCACCCGGCTGGCGCTCAAACATGGCACCGGCTTTGTGCGGGGGGTGTTTCTGGTGGTGGTCAGTGCGCTCATTTTGAAGACAAGTTATGACGCCTTTTTGCGCTGA
- a CDS encoding rhodanese-like domain-containing protein: protein MTNKQWLRSALVCVALSASLGAWAGVASVDVNQGATLQSQGALVIDVREPNEYAESHAPGTTLIPLGQLESRLPELRAHQNQPVVLFCRSGQRSARAQEILAKAGFTKAVNMDGGLIAWSKAGLPVVAGAAK, encoded by the coding sequence ATGACAAACAAACAATGGCTTCGATCTGCACTGGTGTGTGTTGCTTTGAGCGCCTCACTTGGCGCCTGGGCCGGTGTGGCCAGCGTCGATGTCAATCAGGGTGCCACCCTGCAAAGCCAGGGCGCGTTGGTGATTGATGTGCGCGAACCCAACGAATACGCCGAGAGCCATGCGCCCGGCACCACGCTGATCCCGCTGGGTCAGCTGGAGAGCCGTCTGCCGGAGTTGCGCGCCCACCAGAACCAGCCGGTGGTGTTGTTCTGCCGCAGCGGCCAACGCTCGGCCCGTGCCCAGGAGATCCTGGCCAAGGCCGGTTTCACCAAGGCGGTGAACATGGACGGTGGTCTGATCGCCTGGAGCAAGGCGGGTTTGCCGGTGGTGGCGGGCGCAGCCAAGTAG